A region of Epinephelus moara isolate mb chromosome 15, YSFRI_EMoa_1.0, whole genome shotgun sequence DNA encodes the following proteins:
- the LOC126401965 gene encoding gamma-crystallin M2-like → MGKIIFYEDRNFQGRHHECVSDCADLHAYFNRCNSIRVESGCFMVYERPHYLGHQYFLRRGEYSDNQRMIGINDCIRSCRMIPMHRGSYKIRLYERPDMGGQMQEVSDDCPNVQDRLRMSDINSCNVVDGHWLMYDQPNYRGRPYYLRPGEYRRYSDWGGASPRIGSLRRITDFN, encoded by the exons ATGGGAAAG ATCATATTCTACGAGGACAGAAATTTCCAGGGTCGGCACCATGAGTGCGTGAGCGACTGTGCTGACCTGCACGCCTACTTCAACCGCTGCAACTCCATCCGGGTGGAGAGCGGCTGTTTCATGGTGTATGAAAGGCCCCACTATTTGGGCCACCAGTACTTCCTTCGCAGGGGGGAGTACTCCGACAACCAGCGCATGATTGGCATCAACGACTGCATCCGCTCCTGCCGCATGATTCCCATG CACCGTGGTTCCTACAAAATAAGATTGTATGAGCGTCCAGATATGGGCGGCCAAATGCAGGAGGTGAGCGACGACTGCCCCAACGTCCAGGACCGCCTGCGTATGTCTGACATTAACTCATGCAATGTGGTTGACGGCCACTGGCTGATGTATGACCAGCCCAACTACAGGGGAAGACCCTACTACCTGAGACCTGGCGAATACCGCAGATACAGTGACTGGGGCGGCGCCAGTCCAAGGATCGGCTCACTCAGGCGAATCACTGACTTCAACTAG
- the LOC126401966 gene encoding gamma-crystallin M2-like: MGKIIFYEDRNFQGRSYECSSECSDLHSHFSRCNSIRVDSGDWMVYERPSYMGYQYFLRKGDYPDYQRWMGFNDCVRSCRMIPMHQGSHKMMIYERPEFGGQMMELTDDLPSLYERFHFNDIYSCNVRDGHWIFYEHPNYRGRQYLVRPGEYRRFNEWGSMSPRVGSIRRITV, from the exons ATGGGTAAG ATAATCTTCTACGAGGACAGGAACTTCCAGGGTCGCTCCTATGAGTGCAGCAGCGAATGCTCTGACCTGCATTCCCACTTCAGCCGCTGCAACTCCATTAGAGTGGACAGTGGTGATTGGATGGTGTATGAGAGGCCCAGCTACATGGGCTACCAGTACTTCCTGAGGAAGGGTGACTATCCAGACTACCAGCGCTGGATGGGATTTAACGACTGTGTGCGATCCTGCCGTATGATCCCTATG CACCAAGGCTCTCACAAAATGATGATCTATGAGCGCCCAGAGTTCGGAGGACAGATGATGGAGCTGACCGACGACCTTCCCTCCCTGTACGAACGCTTCCACTTCAATGACATCTATTCCTGCAACGTGAGGGACGGCCACTGGATCTTCTATGAGCATCCCAATTACAGGGGACGCCAGTACCTGGTGCGCCCTGGTGAATACAGGAGATTTAATGAGTGGGGAAGCATGAGTCCTAGGGTGGGATCCATCAGACGTATTACTGTGTGA
- the LOC126401849 gene encoding gamma-crystallin M3-like, with protein MSGKIVFFEGRNFQGRSYECVSDCSEIASHLSRCSSCKVESGVFMVYDQPNYTGQQYLLTRGEYPEYQNTIGFNDCIQSCRVVPVHKGPFKMRIYEKANFEGQMQELTDDCDSIQDHYHMPDMQSCNVMDGYWLMFEQPNYEGRMFYLKPGKYRNLTEIGSDDVRFNSVRRITES; from the exons ATGAGCGGAAAG ATCGTCTTCTTCGAGGGGAGAAACTTCCAGGGCCGCTCGTATGAGTGCGTCAGCGACTGCTCTGAAATCGCCTCTCATCTGAGCCGATGCAGCTCCTGCAAGGTGGAGAGCGGTGTGTTCATGGTCTATGATCAGCCCAACTACACTGGCCAGCAGTACCTCCTGACCAGGGGAGAGTACCCCGAGTATCAGAATACCATCGGCTTCAATGACTGCATTCAGTCCTGCCGCGTCGTCCCTGTG CACAAGGGACCCTTTAAGATGAGGATCTACGAGAAAGCTAACTTTGAAGGGCAGATGCAGGAGCTGACCGACGACTGCGACTCCATCCAGGATCACTATCACATGCCGGACATGCAGTCCTGCAACGTGATGGACGGCTACTGGTTGATGTTTGAGCAGCCAAACTATGAAGGCAGGATGTTTTATCTGAAGCCAGGAAAGTACAGGAACCTCACAGAGATCGGCAGCGACGATGTGAGGTTCAACTCAGTCAGACGCATCACAGAATCTTAA
- the LOC126401839 gene encoding gamma-crystallin M3-like — MGRIIFYEDRNFQGRSYDCSSDCSDIHMHLNRCNSCRVENGCFVAYDRPNFMGNQIFLKRGEYSDFQRMGSMMGMGMLDTVRSCRVVPMHRGQFRMRIYERENFGGQMHELMDDCESLQDRFLMSDMQSCSVMDGHWLMFEHPNYRGRMTYVRPGEYRSLRDTGASNLMRVSSIRRIMDMC, encoded by the exons ATGGGCAGG ATCATTTTCTATGAGGACAGGAACTTCCAGGGCCGGTCCTATGACTGCAGCAGCGACTGCTCTGACATCCACATGCACCTGAACCGCTGCAACTCCTGCAGGGTGGAAAATGGGTGCTTTGTGGCGTACGACCGCCCTAACTTCATGGGTAATCAGATCTTCCTGAAGAGAGGGGAGTATTCTGACTTTCAGCGCATGGGGAGCATGATGGGCATGGGTATGTTGGATACCGTGCGCTCCTGTCGCGTGGTGCCAATG CACAGGGGGCAGTTCAGGATGAGGATCTACGAAAGGGAGAACTTCGGAGGCCAGATGCATGAGCTGATGGATGACTGCGAGTCTCTCCAGGATCGTTTCTTGATGTCCGACATGCAGTCCTGCAGCGTGATGGACGGCCACTGGCTGATGTTCGAGCACCCCAACTACAGAGGCCGAATGACGTACGTGAGGCCCGGGGAGTACAGGAGCCTCCGAGACACAGGGGCGAGCAACTTGATGAGGGTCAGCTCCATCAGGCGCATCATGGATATGTGCTGA
- the LOC126401834 gene encoding gamma-crystallin M3-like: protein MTMGRIIFYEDRNFQGRSYETSSDCPELTSYLSRCNSCRVESGLFMVYEKPNFMGHQMLVRRGEYPDNQRLMGMSMSDCIRSSRMIPMHRGPFRMRIYEKENFGGQMHELMDDCDNMMDRFHMSDCQSCNVMDGHWLMFEQPSYRGKMLYLRPGEYRNLRDMGMDNMSRFSSIRRIMDAC from the exons ATGACCATGGGGAGG ATCATTTTCTACGAGGACCGTAACTTCCAGGGTCGCTCCTATGAGACCAGCAGCGACTGCCCCGAGCTCACCTCCTACCTGAGCAGGTGTAACTCCTGCAGGGTGGAGAGCGGCCTCTTCATGGTCTACGAGAAGCCCAACTTCATGGGCCATCAGATGCTGGTGAGGAGGGGCGAGTATCCAGACAACCAGCGCCTGATGGGAATGAGTATGAGTGACTGCATCAGGTCCAGTCGCATGATCCCCATG CACAGGGGACCCTTCAGAATGAGGATCTATGAGAAGGAGAACTTTGGAGGCCAGATGCATGAGCTGATGGACGACTGCGACAACATGATGGATCGCTTCCACATGTCTGACTGCCAGTCCTGCAACGTGATGGATGGCCACTGGCTGATGTTCGAGCAGCCCAGCTATAGGGGCAAGATGCTGTACCTGAGGCCAGGAGAGTACAGGAACCTTAGAGACATGGGGATGGACAACATGTCGAGGTTCAGCTCCATCAGGCGCATCATGGACGCCTGTTAA
- the LOC126402070 gene encoding gamma-crystallin M2-like: protein MGLIQSHHQTGTKITFYEEKNFQGRCYNCSSDCADLHTYFTRCNSIRVESGVWVIYERPNYKGFQYILSPGEYADNQQWMAFSENVKSCRTIKNAYGTTWKLRLYERPDFGGQMVECSDDCPSVYDTYKMREAYSCVVTDGAWVFYDLPNYKGHQYLLERGEYRQHSDWGATSPGVGSFRRITEF from the exons ATGGGGTTGATACAGAGCCATCATCAGACTGGAACAAAG ATCACATTTTATGAGGAGAAGAATTTCCAGGGCCGCTGTTACAACTGCAGCAGCGACTGTGCCGACCTGCACACGTACTTCACCCGCTGCAACTCCATCAGGGTGGAGAGCGGTGTGTGGGTGATCTATGAGAGACCCAACTACAAGGGTTTCCAGTACATCCTCAGCCCTGGGGAGTACGCGGACAACCAGCAGTGGATGGCCTTCAGCGAGAACGTCAAATCCTGCCGCACCATAAAGAAT GCTTATGGCACCACGTGGAAGCTGAGGCTGTACGAGAGGCCAGACTTTGGCGGGCAAATGGTGGAGTGCTCCGATGACTGTCCTTCAGTGTATGACACCTACAAGATGCGCGAGGCGTACTCCTGCGTGGTGACCGATGGCGCTTGGGTGTTCTACGACCTCCCCAACTACAAGGGGCACCAGTACCTCCTAGAGCGAGGCGAGTACCGCCAGCACAGCGACTGGGGGGCAACCTCGCCCGGTGTGGGCTCCTTCCGCAGGATCACGGAGTTTTAA